One window of the Salvia splendens isolate huo1 chromosome 1, SspV2, whole genome shotgun sequence genome contains the following:
- the LOC121811465 gene encoding LRR receptor-like serine/threonine-protein kinase GSO1, with translation MESNFLVVFPFPLMLLTIITIFFSLTSSQPIDSKSDQDALLAFKRSIKNGALSNNWLTNTSICDWTGVSCGSKHGRVTSLNLTGFGLEGNLTPHLGNLTFLQSLDVSSNSLTGVLPAELSKLQRLQEINAASNNLSGEIPRSIFTNMSVLVEIDVSNNKLSGGLPGDMCSNTPKLRRLILRENQIYGNIPMSIDKCREMEELSLSTNRFNGNIPIGIGNLSMLTLLSMYENHLQGNIPSSIFNISSLESMYLFSNRLSGNIPSKLNNLPNLRELYLYENNLEGLIPKQIGNLTSLLNLDLASNKLAGELPEELGNLAKLESLLASFNDFLSGSIPSSIFNLSNLKILHLQQNQFSGTLPWNMGLSLVSLEEIYLFFNRLTGRIPTSIANASQLTFIELNRNSFTGPIPDFGNLRQLQALRLWENNLTGADSPNQEIGFLSALTNCRNLMYLEISDNPLMNGVLPALVGNLSTSLVTFAASNCSIRGLIPSQIGNLSSLQTLDLSGNQLTGLIPTTMGKLMQLGKLHLYDNQLQGYIPHHICQINNLLELFLNGNMFTGSIPECLGDIKSLQLVSLASNQLNSTLPFNFLSLQNLIVLNLSSNYLTGQIPDQISSLRAINNLDLSYNMFLGNIPNTTVDLESLEFLYLSNNMLNGSIPESLVEVRGLRELDLSSNDLSGLIPVSLENLDLKYFNVSHNKLKGQIPEMGCFANFPAESFVQNPELCGAARFQVPPCPRKHGRSRSEQIALIMKYALPPLAGALILVLIVVFLLKRRQQKKAAPASADASSVGVPWKIVSERELTHGTSSFSEINLLGKGSYGSVFKAMLADDTTVAVKVFNLESEGAQKSFETESRILSTIRHRNLIKILGCCSNAQFKALILDYMPNGCLEKWLHSGGHVLDLMQRLKIAIDVALAMEYLHHNHTFTVVHCDLKPSNVLLDEDMTARVGDFGISKLIEDREAMVNTMTMATIGYAAPEYGSEGKVSTSGDVYSYGILLLEIFTSKKPIDDMFSAEMGLKEWVNNALQENGISEVVAPALLSREDRHFSAKEQCIVSIFDLAMKCLAFLAEERINMMQVAAALQKFQAIVEAATKRQTSS, from the exons ATGGAGTCCAATTTCTTAGTAGTATTTCCTTTTCCACTCATGCTTTTAACTATTATAaccatcttcttctctctcacCTCATCTCAACCAATCGATTCAAAGAGTGATCAAGATGCTCTACTAGCTTTCAAAAGATCCATAAAAAATGGTGCCTTGAGCAACAACTGGCTCACCAACACCTCCATCTGCGACTGGACCGGCGTCTCGTGCGGTAGCAAACACGGCAGGGTCACATCACTCAACCTCACCGGCTTCGGACTCGAGGGAAACCTCACTCCACATCTCGGAAACCTAACATTCCTCCAGTCCTTGGACGTCAGCTCCAACAGTTTGACAGGCGTCTTACCAGCTGAGCTGTCCAAACTGCAGCGTTTGCAGGAAATAAATGCGGCTTCCAACAACCTGAGTGGAGAGATTCCGAGGAGTATCTTCACAAACATGTCAGTGTTGGTGGAGATTGATGTGAGCAATAATAAGCTGTCGGGCGGGCTCCCAGGTGATATGTGTAGTAATACTCCCAAACTCAGGAGATTGATTCTCAGAGAGAATCAAATTTATGGGAATATTCCGATGAGTATAGACAAGTGTAGAGAGATGGAGGAGCTGAGCTTGTCGACCAACCGCTTCAATGGAAACATACCAATTGGAATTGGGAATTTGAGCATGCTTACGCTTTTATCTATGTATGAAAATCATCTCCAAG GAAATATTCCGTCTTCTATCTTCAACATTTCGTCGTTGGAATCGATGTACCTCTTCAGCAATCGTCTGTCTGGAAACATCCCCTCCAAGTTGAACAATTTACCCAACCTCCGTGAGTTGTATCTTTACGAAAACAACTTAGAAG GTCTCATACCAAAGCAAATTGGGAACCTCACTTCCCTACTAAACCTGGATCTTGCTTCGAATAAGTTGGCAG GTGAATTGCCGGAAGAGCTTGGTAATCTAGCAAAACTCGAGTCTCTATTAGCATCGTTCAACGATTTCTTATCTGGTTCCATCCCATCTTCCATATTCAACTTATCAAACTTGAAGATACTCCATCTTCAGCAGAATCAATTTTCCGGCACTCTTCCTTGGAACATGGGGCTCTCGCTTGTCAGTCTCGAGGAGATCTACTTATTTTTCAATAGACTCACCGGACGAATTCCAACCTCTATCGCCAATGCTTCTCAGCTTACTTTCATAGAATTAAATAGAAACTCATTTACTGGCCCCATTCCAGACTTTGGTAATCTAAGGCAGCTTCAAGCCCTTCGCCTTTGGGAAAATAATCTGACCGGAGCAGATTCGCCAAATCAAGAAATAGGGTTTCTGTCTGCTTTAACAAATTGCCGAAATTTGATGTACTTGGAAATATCAGACAATCCATTGATGAATGGGGTTCTCCCAGCTTTAGTTGGGAATCTTTCTACTTCTCTTGTCACTTTTGCAGCATCTAATTGCAGCATTAGAGGCCTCATTCCTTCTCAAATTGGAAATTTAAGCAGTTTGCAAACCTTAGATTTATCTGGGAATCAACTCACAGGGTTGATCCCAACAACAATGGGAAAACTGATGCAACTTGGGAAGTTGCATCTTTATGATAACCAGCTGCAAGGATATATCCCTCATCATATTTGCCAAATCAATAATTTGCTAGAGTTATTCTTGAATGGTAATATGTTCACAGGTTCAATACCTGAATGTTTGGGAGATATTAAGTCCCTCCAACTAGTCTCTTTGGCCTCAAACCAGCTGAATTCTACACTTCCTTTCAACTTTTTAAGTCTTCAAAACCTCATAGTTCTCAACTTGTCCTCAAACTACTTGACTGGTCAAATTCCTGATCAAATCTCAAGTTTGAGGGCTATAAACAACCTAGACTTGTCTTATAACATGTTTTTAGGAAACATTCCAAACACAACTGTTGATTTGGAATCTCTTGAGTTCCTGTATTTGTCAAATAATATGTTGAATGGATCCATCCCTGAATCTTTGGTGGAGGTGAGAGGCTTGAGGGAACTAGATCTATCCAGTAATGATCTCTCTGGTTTGATACCCGTCTCCTTAGAGAATCTCGATCTCAAATATTTTAACGTTTCTCACAACAAATTGAAAGGACAGATTCCTGAAATGGGTTGCTTCGCCAACTTCCCTGCCGAATCTTTTGTTCAAAACCCTGAACTATGCGGCGCTGCAAGATTTCAAGTGCCACCTTGTCCGAGAAAGCATGGAAGATCAAGATCGGAACAAATTGCTTTGATAATGAAATATGCTTTGCCTCCCTTGGCTGGAGCTTTGATTTTGGTACTGATTGTGGTTTTCTTGCTAAAGAGACGCCAACAGAAAAAGGCGGCGCCAGCTTCTGCTGACGCCTCATCAGTTGGAGTCCCATGGAAGATCGTCTCGGAGAGAGAACTCACGCATGGGACGAGTTCCTTTAGTGAGATAAACCTACTCGGGAAAGGGAGCTATGGTTCAGTGTTCAAAGCAATGCTTGCGGATGACACAACTGTCGCAGTGAAAGTGTTCAACTTGGAATCAGAAGGAGCGCAGAAGAGCTTCGAAACAGAGAGTCGCATACTGAGCACTATTCGGCACAGGAACTTGATCAAGATACTTGGTTGTTGCAGCAATGCGCAGTTCAAGGCCTTGATTCTTGATTACATGCCTAATGGGTGTCTGGAGAAATGGCTGCATTCGGGTGGGCATGTTTTGGATCTGATGCAGAGGTTGAAGATAGCCATAGACGTCGCGTTGGCCATGGAATATCTTCATCACAATCACACGTTTACTGTCGTGCATTGTGATTTAAAGCCAAGCAATGTGTTGCTTGATGAAGATATGACTGCTCGTGTTGGGGATTTTGGCATTTCTAAGCTCATTGAGGATAGGGAAGCTATGGTTAATACTATGACCATGGCAACTATTGGTTATGCAGCACCAG AATATGGATCAGAAGGAAAAGTATCCACAAGCGGGGATGTATACAGCTATGGGATACTATTGTTGGAGATTTTTACAAGTAAGAAGCCAATAGATGATATGTTCAGTGCGGAAATGGGCTTGAAGGAGTGGGTGAACAATGCATTACAAGAAAATGGAATAAGTGAAGTAGTGGCGCCTGCTTTGCTATCAAGAGAAGATCGGCATTTCTCTGCAAAGGAGCAATGCATTGTGTCTATTTTTGATTTGGCGATGAAATGTTTGGCCTTTTTGGCCGAGGAAAGGATCAACATGATGCAAGTTGCAGCTGCATTGCAGAAGTTCCAAGCTATAGTAGAAGCAGCCACGAAGAGGCAAACGAGTTCTTGA
- the LOC121795237 gene encoding uncharacterized protein LOC121795237: MESKMESKLLAVVVLMAILMAEGVTSWTGEIHGRVVCDVCADSSIGPEDHVLAGAEVAVLCITKSGEVLNYQAFTDSNGIYTVAETMPESERWDACLARPISSFHNHCMHLGDGSTGVKFSYEHPSGYSHAVRPFVYRPVKAPVYCI, encoded by the exons ATGGAGTCCAAGATGGAGTCCAAGCTTTTGGCTGTGGTGGTTTTAATGGCGATTTTGATGGCAGAAGGAGTGACGTCATGGACCGGCGAAATCCACGGCAGGGTGGTGTGCGACGTGTGCGCCGACTCCTCCATTGGCCCCGAAGATCACGTTTTAGCAG GTGCTGAGGTGGCAGTTCTCTGCATAACAAAGTCCGGGGAAGTCCTAAACTACCAGGCTTTCACGGATTCAAATGGGATATACACGGTAGCTGAGACGATGCCAGAGAGTGAGCGTTGGGATGCCTGTCTAGCGAGGCCGATCAGCAGCTTCCACAACCACTGCATGCATCTGGGAGATGGAAGTACGGGTGTCAAGTTCAGCTACGAGCACCCCTCTGGCTATTCTCATGCTGTGAGACCTTTTGTTTATCGCCCCGTCAAAGCTCctgtgtactgcatttag